atcccagaacctTCATCCCTAACCGGAGCCATcagcccctgcacccaaccctctgccccagctctgagctcccctcccgaacccctcatccccagccataccccagagcctgcaccccctgccagagccctcacaccccaaccctctgccctagccctgagccccttcctgcaccccaaccccctcatccctggccccaccccagagccctcacccccagccagaaccctcaccctctgtcccagccctgagcctcctcccacattccaaaccccacccccaccacacatcacctccatattggtgcacataacaaaattcattcttcaCATGGATCtaaaaaattagagagaacactggtccagaggagagcaacaaaaatgataaaaggtttagataaCCCAgactatgagaaaaggttaaaaagactgggcatgtttagtcttgagaagaagAGGTTgagagggggacctgataagtcttccagTATGTGaagagctgttataaaggggACTGTGATCAAttccccatgtccactgaaaggaggacaaaaagtaatggatGTGTCAGAtttagtcctggtctacactagtctgTTATTTCAGAATTAGCCGAGTTAattcggaaaaaaaaaaagattccgtccacacgaccaaaccatttttttcgatttaaagggctctttaatccgatttctgtactccacctcagcaagtgGAGTAGCGCTTAAAAAGAGATTGCAATCCCGAgttaaaggtattgtggacgcaattcaacgttattggcctctgggagctatcccagaatgctccttTGTGACCGCTCTGAACAACACtctcaactctgatgcactagcaaggtgggcaggaaaagccctgggaacttttgaatttcatttcctgtttggtcaccatcagcacaggtgactgTCAGCACAGGTGACTgtcagcacagtccaccatcacaggcaaCCATGCAGAGTCCATCATCACAAGAGATCACGCAGTCCCGGattcgcaaacgagctccagcctggtccgaacgggaggtactggatctcattgCATGTTGGGGAGACGAGTCTGTtatagcagaactacgttccagaaaaaaggaatgcaaatacgtatgctaaagtctccagggccatgacggaaataggctactccagggacacaaAGCAGTGTCaaacaaaaatcaaggagctcaggcaagtgtaccaaaaagccagggaggcgAACAGGCGCTCTGGGTCACAGACCCATACATTCTGCTTCTACCATGAGCCGCATGCAGTTATGGGGGGtgacgccaccactaccccaccactgtccgtggacacctgcaagggcgGAGTTGCACGGAACGAGGAGGAAGAGTCATTGGAGGACAaagaggaggaggacagtgcGCAGGCGGCAAGTGGGGAATGTGTTTTCCCccctagccaggaactattcttaacGCTGGAGTCAATAGCCTCCCCCACTCTCAAGGTGGGCTCCCGGACCATGACCCTGGAGcaggtacttctggtgagtgagagcctgatcggagccacgtggtggggggtgggggggaaacccAGCCGCGCTGGGATGTTCGCAtttagtttaaagggctcatTCCTGCTCAGAGCCTCATCAGAGCCACGCAGTGGGtacgggagggaggggagtgttgtgtgaagcgatcatcccagagagcccgcaggccctccttttatatggcaaacccactaggcattgcttgctatgggaaagggggcccagcagtttgaaagcattgaaatgaatgtagaagaagcagaaccccACGTGCCCCTAGGCTGcttgcaagctgaattctgttgcccggccatgtgtgatggcttactcacaccaaagtgtcccctttgttctctgaaatgtatcttttaaaatactaccctccctttttcttctcccgtaggtgcaaatgtttcaacgtggcccctatctactccatcccagaggctggtccagattagagGGTGGAAAAAATGAACTCGGGACAACATGTTcgccaagctcatgcagtcctctcgcactgatagggcccagctgaatgtGTGGAGGCAAATAATTGCAGAGTCccataaagcattacaggaacacgaAGAGAGGAGGGACGCGCGCAATAAGAGCAGGCAGGACgctatggtcaagctcatgggggaaCAAACTGACACGCTCCGCTGTATGGTAGATCTAATGTGGGAAAGccagcaagaccacagactgccactgcagcccccatataacctccctccctcctccccaagttccatagcctcctcacccagacgcccaagaacacgaggggggaggctacggggacccacacactcaacccagaggatcgcccaagcagcagaaagctggcatatgcgaacttttgatttggtttctggacttgtccttccctcctcctccacccccctaacCCAATaccgccctccccccctccccggtctaccttctgatttctctcaatgtgttgtgcaacaaataataaagaacagtttttaaacaattttgactttattttctttcatatatatagggggcaggtaacttcaagagaaaTAAACACAACTGTTAcaccgtaccctggccagtcatgaagctggctttcaaagcttctctgatgcgcagcgcgccctgctgcactcttctaatcgccctgttgtCTGTCTGTACGAAATTGGCTGCCAGgcaagttgcctcaacctcccaccccaccataaatgtctcctccttacactctcagatattatggagcacacaacaagcagcaattacaattggaatattggttgtgctgagatctaaccaAGTCAATGAACTGCACCAGTGCGCTTtcaaacatccaaaagcacattctaccaccattctgcacttgatcagtctatagttgaactgctccttactactgtccaggatgcctgtgtatggcttcatgagtcatggcattaaggggtaggctgggtccccgaggataactataggcatttcagcatccccaacactaattttctggtctgggaagtaagttgttcaaacagaccagagttcctgaagatgcgagcgtcattcacctttcccggccatcccacattgatgtcagtgaaacgtcccttatgatccaccagtgcttgcagaaccatggaaaagtaccccttgcggtttatgtactggccgccccgttgtgccggggccaagatagggatatgcgttccgtctatcgccctgccgcagttagggaaccccagtgcattaaagccatccacaatggtctgtacatttcccaaagtcactacccttgatcgCAGCTAGTcaatgattgtgttggctacttgcagcacagcagcccctacagtagttttgcccactccaaactgattcccgactgaccggtagctgtcgggcgttgcaagcttccacagtgctatggccactcgcttctcaactgtgagggctgctctcattttggtgtctttgcgcttcaggataggggacagcaagtcacaaaggtccatgaaagtggccctatgcattcgaaagtttcgcagccactgggaatcatcccagacctgcaacattatgcggtcccaccagtctgtgcttgtttcccaggcccagaattggtgttccaCGGCACGAACCTGGCCCAatgccaccatgatctcccaatcgccACATGCCATGCTtctaggaacgtctgtgtccatgtccttatCAGTATAGTAATCGCACTGTTGTCGCTTCCTCGCCCggttttgcaggtactgcacatactgctggataatgcgcgaggtatttacaatggtcaaaactgcagtgGAGATCTGAATGGGTTCTATGCTTGCCGCGCTATGGCGCCTGCACGGGTAATCCTGGAAAAAGTGCGTGAAACGTAGGAGAGCTGTTCAGTTCAAGATGGCTGATAAAAGGCGgtaaatggttgtcttctgtaaCTTTCACGGAGTCGGGAAGCTCGCTAGAGCTGCAagagcgggagagcagagtttgcggtGGAAGCTGTGCAGCTCAGATCACGATGGCCGAAAAATGGTAGGGAATTGTTGCCATCTGTAGCTTCCACGGGAGCCCAGGACCGACAACATAGAAAAAGCAGCAGAAGCTGTGCGGCTCAGTTCACGATGGCCAAAAAACGGTGGGGAATTGTTGCTTTCTGTAGCTTCCACGCGAGCCCAGCAGACAAAATGGAAAAATTAGCTAGCGATGCAagagcgggagagcagagtttgcggcggAAGCTGTGCTGCTCGGTTCACAGTAGccgaaaaaaggagggaaatggttagataaaagagtagatagaaagaCAAGAGGgcatgcgaggtggattcatagtaCCAGGAGACAGGCGGTGCACTGTACTGCACCGTGTGCTGGCAGTATGGTGTCTGCTgtagctttcatggagggaggagcgagtgtcagcacacacccagaaacactcgcaagaatgtttttgccccatcatgcactgggagcttaacccacaattccaatgggcagcggggactgcgggaactgtgggatagcttcccacagtgctcCGCTCCGACATTTGATGCTAGCCTTGGTAGTGTGGGTGCACTCCGCTGAATTCATGCGCTTTAGTGGGAACACACAACACCgaatgtataaaatcgcttccgaaAATTCGAATAGAATAAGTTTGAATTAATTTTGTACtttagacgtacccttaggttggagttagaaagtttttcctcttctctaagagtagttaagcactggaaaaggcttccaagagaggttatggaatctccatcattgtccagcctgttcttaaaacccttcAAATACCTGTCAGgtatagtctaggtttacttgtgtgatgggttgcccctggggggctgcctggaactgggataccactgagccctctgacccaccagcctgggctccctctcacacttagctgctgtgacaagctgcaaagccctccagcctgcactttcaccagcattcacacaggtagggacacacccagcttcagttacatgcaggctctcgaaccaccagcttcccagccttgtACCCCAGAAcagtaccgtcctgccctggtcaaatctggccagtatatgggtttaatgcCCAGTCCGTCTCTCCCTCAGTGTGAAGAGcaccatgcacacttgtggtaaccaagctgagattttccccagacaccttaGTCAAATGCACTCtgttttggattaaaacataaaacaagtttattaactacaaaagatagattttaagtgatagcaaacagatcaaagcagattacctcctaaataaacaaaaacgcaagCTGAgtttaacatactagataggtaggatatgaattggcaaattctcaccctaagtgataaacaggctggcagattcttaaggcacaagctgcctttgctTAGCGGCTttggtttcccaggttttcatacacaggctagaaatcctttaacctgggaccatcacttccgcCAGTTCAGTCCAAGTATTacgtccaattttgggcccccagttacagaaaggatgtggacaaattggagagaatccagcggagggcagcgAAAATGATTactgggctggggcacatgacttatgacgagaggctgagggaactggagttatttagtttgcagaagagaagggtgaggggggatttgataacagccttcaactacctgaagggggattccaaagagggtagagctaggctattctcagtggtggcagatgacagaacaagaagcaatggtctcaggtttcagtgggggaggtctaggttggatattaggaaaaactatttcactaggagagtggtgaagcactggaatggattacctagggaaggggtgaaatctccatctttagaggtttttaaggcccagcttgacaaagccctggttgggatgatttagttggtgttggtcctgctttgagcagggggttggactagatgacctcctgaggtctcttccaaccctaatcttctatgattctatgatataggGCAGAGGCAGACACCGtgcatggaaaatgtcagcaCAAACCATTAAGGTTTGTCAaaataggtggtgctaccagcctATTAGTGAAGTTCAGTTAAAACACAGAAAAGTCTTGTCTGAATGTCTTGTAGTTCTATTAGGCTGTAAAATAGTCTGCTTACTTCTGGAAGTCCTGGTGTTTGGAACATTTAAGGATAGACTGAAAAATTCACTAGTATGTTTATTGTAAAGAACAGTATTGGCGAGGGAAAGGATTACATGACCCAGGtagtctttttcatctctaatgTGTCTAAGAAGTCAAGGCAATCTTTAACTAGAGCATATCTGTTAGAAACtcatccaatcttggtttaagGGCTCAAATGATGGAGAACTTCCTACTTCtgatgattaattaccctcagtgTTTCAAAATTGGCACTTTACTTTCATTGGTTGCATCAGCTGTCCTAAGCTAAAAACTATGTACAATGACTGATCATGTCCATTGGAGAAAGATCACTGATTGGTATGAAAAACGATCTGTTCTTATTAGTGTAACTGTTCCTTGCTTTTCATGCGACACATGAGCAGAGCATGTACCACTAAGGAAGAGGAATTTGGTGGAGCAAAATGGGCACCATGTagatgggagaaagctctccctGTCCAAGGCTATGTGGAAGAAGTGATAGGGGaaaagtgtggggagggacaacaattagagaaggaaaaaagaatataaCCACATTGCAGCATTGAaagatagagccctgcaaattccatggaccatttttgtggatcggatgtatccatgcagggctctcttGAGAGGTTTGCTGCAACTTCTTATCATCTTGTCTCTTCACACCAGCTCATCACCTGTGTGTATTTGCGTAATTGGAAATGAAGGGTTTATCAGTATTGTTTCTTTGTCCTCTGCCAGGTCCTGGCTGATGGCTCCATTCTGAACTGCTTGGCTTCTCTGCGGAAGGATAATACTGGCTATGATTTGAAGCAGCTTTTCATTGGATCAGAGGGGACTTT
This genomic interval from Malaclemys terrapin pileata isolate rMalTer1 chromosome 9, rMalTer1.hap1, whole genome shotgun sequence contains the following:
- the LOC128843242 gene encoding myb/SANT-like DNA-binding domain-containing protein 2 → MTEIGYSRDTKQCQTKIKELRQVYQKAREANRRSGSQTHTFCFYHEPHAVMGGDATTTPPLSVDTCKGGVARNEEEESLEDKEEEDSAQAASGECVFPPSQELFLTLESIASPTLKVGSRTMTLEQVLLVQMFQRGPYLLHPRGWSRLEGGKNELGTTCSPSSCSPLALIGPS